From a region of the Pirellulales bacterium genome:
- a CDS encoding condensation domain-containing protein, producing the protein MQAQNAMKNVSDIWPLAPLQELMLAHALAHPRSELLTVQFHCTISGSLDAAMFRHAWDDVAARHALLRTGFAWEGLKKPLQVVRRTVELPWNEHDWRQQTPTEERKLREMLLRATRAAGFDLTRPPLSRCDLARLSDREWLFVWTCHHLVSDGWCAGIVLREAFERYAELAAGQTDPAAPAPSFADYLKWLTAQDEAAARSFWREQLRGSVGVTPLPIGDASTSGANDGHAACELRLSAIESARLAQRAQAARVGTNALVEAAWAILLARHAACDDVLFGVTVSGRPHEVPHVDTIVGPFANNVLRRAAVSLDEPVMALSKRLNELQVETQPFEHCSLERIAQAAGRRAGRLFDSLVVYENYPLHAVEEFTVANIAVSRVHGTTTSAFPLTLVVLPGREFMLRLLYDRQIYSDEIAARLLDQVAVLLRGIALRPEARVRELALVERGELELLDCLDEQVPSLRVLDAARQPTPLGMPGRLWIAAKPRTAATAIRGGQPRHDCIVDPLDPRGVRMLRDTGYHAARQPDGEIEYLGPAWCRGVECPANEAPVESRETMRIGRTWFDPREVAAILRLCPSIHDATAIGYTDRAGAGRLAAYVVPAANTAMALIQNRNALVIEEARRFLADRVPAAMIPTAWVALDKLPRIATGEIDTALLPPALSPRPDSVHPYVAPRDIWEQRVANVWSQVLGVEPVGVTDSFLELGGHSSLAVALLARMGEEFGRRLPLAALFEEPTVEHLARLLRQAPPAGASNLVAPIRSQGTQAPLFCIHPAGGTVFCYLELAQQLDADVPLYGIQARGIDGTEAPQDSIESMAADYVRAIQSIQPTGAYRLCGWSTGGVIAFEVARQLRDQGDEVALVGLIDAGIPSADRQFDENDLVPLLQMMFPGEDAATLRRLRDLPIDKQVEYFQERAANARILLAGATPHGARAVFDVFEANMRAVVEYRPQPLSAPLLVIRATEQSTPMHADPDLGWGPWAQGGLTTVEVPGGHLTMLEPPAVAKLANVLRPYLSRRGSAVVGHSPAVPEGFCAAT; encoded by the coding sequence ATGCAAGCTCAAAATGCCATGAAGAACGTGAGCGACATCTGGCCGCTGGCGCCGCTGCAGGAGCTAATGCTCGCGCATGCACTCGCCCATCCGCGGTCGGAGCTCCTTACGGTGCAGTTTCATTGCACGATTAGTGGATCGCTCGATGCCGCAATGTTTCGCCACGCCTGGGACGACGTCGCCGCGCGGCACGCGCTCTTGCGCACCGGCTTTGCCTGGGAAGGCTTGAAGAAGCCGCTGCAAGTGGTGCGTCGCACCGTCGAATTACCCTGGAACGAGCACGATTGGCGGCAGCAAACGCCGACCGAAGAACGGAAATTACGCGAGATGCTGCTGCGCGCAACGCGCGCGGCCGGCTTCGACCTCACGCGGCCGCCACTCTCGCGCTGTGATCTGGCGCGGTTGAGCGACCGGGAATGGCTGTTCGTCTGGACCTGCCATCACCTGGTTTCTGATGGATGGTGCGCCGGCATCGTGCTGCGCGAGGCGTTCGAGCGTTACGCGGAATTGGCGGCGGGCCAAACGGACCCCGCCGCACCCGCCCCCTCGTTTGCCGACTATCTGAAGTGGCTTACCGCCCAGGATGAAGCGGCCGCTCGAAGTTTCTGGCGGGAACAACTGCGAGGTAGCGTCGGCGTCACGCCGCTGCCGATCGGCGACGCGTCCACGTCCGGCGCGAACGACGGTCATGCCGCCTGCGAACTACGGCTCTCGGCCATCGAAAGCGCGCGACTGGCCCAACGAGCCCAAGCGGCGCGCGTCGGCACCAATGCCCTGGTCGAAGCCGCCTGGGCGATCCTCTTGGCACGGCATGCCGCGTGCGACGACGTATTGTTCGGCGTCACCGTTTCCGGGCGCCCCCACGAGGTGCCCCATGTCGACACGATCGTCGGCCCATTTGCCAATAATGTACTGCGTCGAGCGGCCGTATCGCTCGACGAACCGGTGATGGCCTTGTCGAAGCGCCTGAACGAGTTGCAAGTCGAGACGCAACCGTTCGAGCATTGTTCGCTGGAGCGGATCGCCCAAGCTGCGGGACGCCGCGCTGGCCGACTGTTTGATTCGCTGGTGGTTTACGAGAACTACCCGCTCCATGCCGTCGAAGAGTTCACGGTCGCGAACATCGCTGTCAGCCGCGTGCATGGTACGACCACGTCGGCATTTCCACTGACGCTGGTCGTTCTACCGGGGCGGGAGTTCATGCTGCGATTGTTGTACGACCGCCAAATCTACAGCGACGAGATTGCGGCGCGATTGCTCGATCAAGTCGCCGTGCTGCTCCGCGGCATTGCCCTGCGGCCCGAGGCGCGCGTCCGTGAACTGGCGCTAGTCGAACGCGGTGAATTGGAATTGCTGGATTGCCTCGACGAGCAAGTACCCAGCCTGCGCGTCTTAGACGCCGCGCGGCAGCCAACTCCGCTAGGCATGCCCGGCCGGCTGTGGATCGCCGCGAAGCCTCGCACCGCCGCCACGGCGATCCGCGGCGGACAACCACGACACGATTGTATAGTCGACCCGCTCGATCCGCGCGGGGTACGAATGCTTCGCGACACCGGCTACCATGCGGCCCGTCAACCCGACGGCGAAATCGAATACTTGGGCCCAGCCTGGTGTCGCGGCGTCGAGTGTCCTGCAAACGAGGCGCCGGTCGAATCGCGCGAGACGATGCGGATCGGGCGAACATGGTTCGATCCGCGGGAAGTCGCCGCGATACTACGACTCTGTCCTTCGATCCATGACGCCACCGCGATTGGTTATACCGACCGCGCGGGAGCAGGCCGCCTGGCGGCTTATGTGGTGCCCGCGGCGAATACAGCCATGGCCCTCATCCAGAATCGCAACGCGCTCGTGATCGAAGAGGCGCGTCGCTTCCTGGCCGACCGCGTGCCGGCGGCGATGATACCTACCGCCTGGGTCGCTCTCGACAAATTGCCCCGCATCGCAACAGGCGAGATTGACACGGCGTTGCTCCCCCCTGCCTTGTCGCCTCGCCCCGATTCCGTACATCCCTACGTGGCGCCGCGCGATATCTGGGAACAGCGCGTGGCGAACGTCTGGTCGCAAGTCTTGGGCGTGGAACCGGTCGGCGTTACCGATAGCTTTCTGGAACTCGGCGGGCATTCCAGCCTGGCCGTGGCGTTGCTCGCCCGCATGGGCGAGGAATTCGGCCGACGATTGCCCTTGGCCGCTCTCTTCGAAGAGCCAACGGTCGAGCATCTCGCGCGGCTGCTGCGGCAAGCGCCCCCTGCCGGCGCCAGCAATTTGGTCGCACCCATCCGGTCGCAGGGAACACAAGCGCCGCTGTTTTGCATCCATCCGGCGGGCGGCACCGTGTTTTGCTATTTGGAGTTGGCGCAACAGCTCGACGCCGACGTGCCGCTCTACGGGATTCAAGCGCGGGGTATCGACGGGACCGAAGCACCGCAGGATTCGATCGAGAGCATGGCCGCGGACTACGTCCGCGCCATTCAATCGATCCAGCCCACGGGAGCCTATCGCTTGTGCGGCTGGTCCACAGGCGGCGTCATCGCCTTTGAAGTCGCGCGACAGCTTCGCGACCAGGGAGACGAAGTCGCGCTGGTCGGACTGATCGATGCCGGCATTCCCAGCGCCGATCGGCAGTTCGATGAGAACGATCTCGTGCCGCTGCTGCAAATGATGTTTCCCGGCGAGGATGCCGCGACATTGCGGCGGCTGCGCGACCTGCCGATCGATAAACAAGTCGAGTACTTTCAAGAGCGGGCCGCAAACGCACGGATCTTGCTGGCCGGCGCCACGCCCCACGGCGCTCGCGCCGTCTTTGACGTCTTCGAGGCGAACATGCGAGCTGTCGTGGAGTATCGACCGCAGCCGCTCTCCGCCCCCTTGCTCGTCATCCGCGCCACCGAGCAATCTACGCCGATGCACGCCGATCCGGATCTGGGTTGGGGCCCGTGGGCCCAGGGCGGCCTCACGACCGTCGAAGTGCCGGGCGGCCATCTCACGATGCTCGAACCGCCGGCCGTCGCGAAGCTAGCAAATGTTCTGCGGCCGTATCTTTCACGGCGCGGCAGTGCCGTCGTGGGCCATTCTCCCGCGGTTCCTGAGGGTTTCTGCGCCGCGACGTGA